From a single Candidatus Eisenbacteria bacterium genomic region:
- a CDS encoding chemotaxis protein CheW, giving the protein MTEIAQTERRSVDRMHVRIEHLDKLLSLAGEVIITSANLQDLERRAQDSAAKRIPLRGESLDLIKTSNEASRRISQDLHDLVMAIRLVRIGDTFRLFRRPVRDLCRSLGRDVELLFEGEETLVDKALAERLVDPLLHLLRNAVDHGIESPLERTRAGKPARGRVTVTARDHEHTTEITVRDDGRGIDEDAVRRAAAEAGAAAGSGADMVLDILCRPGFSMADRVTSTSGRGVGLDLVREVVGEFDGDLRLEGEPGRGALFRMVIPKLRAVNIIDALTLRAGRRLYALPIERVVASLGIPPDEIRTAFGRDRFFTYQGDVVAVRDLEELLGAEPVGVEKGEYSLVVVQGKRRRLALVISEFMGPQKLVHMPLDSYIRRASGVAGTAIFTGGRLGLTLDIDELIESAFGSTSSAVSRAGRARDAEGAVEEEAGERAEEQIGGASGSRAATGGSSVHLQEADAEELARELRQNMGALQDALLNMESEPDKEDHLNDAFRRLHAVKGNFTMLESDPAAETAHHLETVLDYLRAGRLESTQERMDLLLDGAGYLSRALEALPGPAPERPVELARRLREEASAEGAPRRIASAGDLIGRAFELSPTLELQTLCGLKRGERILESYFVFRPGRQADFLVAYLLLRRLGLQGNVLATIPSVDEIERGDCGSAVKVLWATQMEEPEVVSWLERLADRYNLTEHGSVAATVFRNAVE; this is encoded by the coding sequence ATGACTGAAATCGCGCAGACCGAACGGCGCTCTGTGGACAGGATGCATGTCCGCATCGAGCATTTGGACAAACTGCTCTCCCTCGCCGGGGAGGTGATCATCACGAGCGCCAACCTGCAGGACCTGGAGCGCCGCGCCCAGGACAGCGCGGCGAAGCGCATACCGCTCCGGGGCGAGAGCCTGGATCTGATCAAAACGAGCAATGAGGCGTCCCGACGGATCAGTCAGGACCTGCACGACCTGGTGATGGCGATCCGCCTCGTGCGGATCGGCGACACATTCCGTCTCTTCCGGCGGCCGGTCCGCGATCTCTGCCGGTCCCTCGGCCGGGACGTGGAACTCCTCTTCGAGGGAGAGGAGACGCTGGTCGACAAGGCGCTCGCCGAAAGGCTGGTCGATCCCCTGCTGCACCTGCTCCGGAACGCGGTGGATCACGGGATCGAGTCGCCGTTGGAACGCACCCGTGCGGGGAAGCCGGCGCGTGGTCGCGTGACGGTGACCGCCCGGGATCATGAACACACGACGGAAATCACGGTGAGGGACGACGGGCGGGGGATCGATGAAGACGCGGTGCGGCGAGCCGCCGCGGAGGCGGGCGCGGCGGCCGGAAGCGGCGCCGACATGGTGCTCGATATTCTCTGCCGCCCCGGTTTTTCGATGGCGGATCGGGTGACTTCCACTTCCGGTCGTGGCGTGGGTCTCGACTTGGTCCGGGAAGTGGTGGGCGAGTTCGACGGCGATCTGCGCCTCGAGGGCGAGCCGGGCCGCGGAGCCCTTTTCCGCATGGTGATCCCCAAACTCCGAGCGGTGAACATCATCGACGCCCTCACCCTGCGCGCCGGCAGACGGCTCTACGCTCTCCCCATCGAGAGGGTCGTGGCGAGCCTCGGTATTCCTCCCGACGAGATTCGCACCGCCTTCGGGCGGGACCGATTCTTTACGTATCAGGGCGACGTGGTGGCCGTTCGGGATTTGGAGGAGCTTCTCGGCGCCGAACCGGTGGGCGTGGAGAAGGGGGAATACTCCCTGGTGGTCGTGCAGGGGAAGAGGCGGCGGCTGGCGTTGGTGATCAGCGAGTTCATGGGACCGCAGAAACTGGTTCACATGCCGCTGGATTCCTACATCCGTCGCGCCTCCGGCGTGGCGGGCACGGCGATCTTCACCGGCGGACGGCTCGGCCTCACGCTGGATATCGACGAGTTGATCGAGAGCGCGTTCGGCTCGACCTCTTCCGCCGTTTCGCGCGCCGGCCGCGCGAGAGACGCCGAAGGGGCGGTGGAGGAAGAGGCCGGGGAGCGTGCGGAGGAACAGATCGGCGGCGCGTCCGGATCGCGGGCGGCGACGGGCGGTTCCTCCGTCCACCTCCAGGAGGCGGATGCGGAGGAACTCGCCCGCGAGCTACGCCAGAACATGGGGGCGTTGCAGGACGCTCTGCTCAACATGGAATCGGAGCCGGACAAGGAGGATCATCTCAACGACGCGTTCCGTCGCCTGCACGCGGTGAAGGGAAACTTCACCATGCTCGAGTCGGATCCCGCCGCGGAAACGGCGCACCACCTGGAAACGGTGCTGGACTACCTCCGCGCCGGCCGGCTCGAATCCACTCAGGAGAGGATGGATCTTCTTTTGGACGGCGCCGGCTATCTGAGCCGCGCGCTGGAGGCGTTGCCGGGCCCGGCGCCGGAGCGCCCCGTGGAGCTTGCGCGCCGCTTGCGGGAAGAAGCGTCGGCGGAGGGCGCGCCCCGAAGGATCGCGAGCGCCGGCGATCTGATCGGCCGCGCCTTCGAACTCTCCCCCACCTTGGAGCTGCAAACACTCTGCGGGCTGAAACGGGGCGAGAGGATCCTGGAGAGCTACTTCGTCTTCCGGCCGGGGAGGCAGGCGGATTTCCTGGTCGCTTATCTGCTTCTCCGGCGGCTCGGCCTTCAGGGAAACGTGCTCGCCACGATCCCCTCGGTGGACGAGATCGAGCGCGGCGACTGCGGCTCCGCGGTGAAGGTTCTCTGGGCCACGCAGATGGAGGAGCCGGAGGTCGTGTCCTGGTTGGAGCGGCTTGCCGACCGGTACAATCTGACCGAGCACGGCTCGGTCGCCGCCACCGTCTTCCGCAACGCGGTGGAATAG
- a CDS encoding response regulator produces the protein MTPSDHLRSILPDGARALIVDDSAATRRILRSHLESLGVQVAEAADGGEAYRKLEEKIAETDLIFSDISMPVLDGFELCERLRDASWYDGTPIVMVSTQSDAASVIRAFKLGADDYIPKPFEKDLLAQVIGRVLSHD, from the coding sequence ATGACCCCATCCGATCATTTACGCTCCATCCTCCCCGACGGGGCGCGGGCGTTGATCGTCGACGACTCGGCGGCGACGCGGCGGATCCTCCGCTCCCATCTGGAGTCGCTCGGTGTCCAGGTCGCGGAGGCGGCGGACGGAGGCGAGGCGTACCGGAAGCTGGAAGAGAAGATCGCCGAGACGGACCTGATCTTCTCGGACATCAGCATGCCCGTGTTGGACGGATTCGAGCTTTGCGAACGGCTGAGAGACGCGTCGTGGTACGACGGCACGCCCATCGTAATGGTATCCACGCAAAGCGACGCGGCCAGCGTCATCCGCGCCTTCAAACTGGGGGCGGACGACTACATTCCCAAGCCCTTCGAGAAAGACCTTCTCGCCCAGGTGATCGGGAGGGTGCTCTCCCATGACTGA
- a CDS encoding dihydroorotate dehydrogenase-like protein, with product MTFRRPLFHTLRRRRCKVTDLSTKYMGMRLASPIVAASSGLTKSVEGVVRCAEAGAGAVVLKSIFEEQIIAGVSDLMEKSEDSFWHPEAADYIIQYGMENEVDRTLALIRDAKAKTKIPIIASVHCVTPGTWVEFAGRIEKAGADALELNVFVLPSDPRRDGRANERVHFEILEAVKSRVSIPVSLKIGRFFSGFAGTVRELADRGADGLVLFNRYAGMDIDTEKMTVVRAAPMSEPGEIAETLRWVGILSGAVPCDIAASTGVHDGSAAVKALLAGAAAVQVCTALYRNGVGYIETMLREMEAWMGRRGFSTVEDFRGKLRPCEGGNAAAYERVQFMKSSVEA from the coding sequence TTGACTTTTCGCCGTCCTCTTTTCCACACTCTCCGGAGAAGGAGGTGCAAGGTGACGGATCTTTCTACGAAATACATGGGCATGCGGCTCGCCAGTCCGATCGTGGCCGCCAGTTCGGGGCTGACCAAGTCGGTGGAGGGCGTGGTCCGCTGCGCCGAGGCGGGCGCCGGCGCGGTAGTGCTCAAATCGATTTTCGAGGAGCAGATCATCGCGGGTGTGAGCGATCTGATGGAGAAGAGCGAAGACTCCTTTTGGCATCCCGAGGCGGCGGACTACATCATCCAGTACGGGATGGAGAACGAGGTGGATCGGACCCTCGCCCTGATCCGGGACGCGAAAGCGAAGACGAAGATCCCGATCATCGCGAGCGTGCACTGCGTCACCCCCGGGACGTGGGTCGAGTTCGCCGGCCGGATCGAGAAGGCGGGCGCCGACGCGCTGGAGCTGAACGTTTTCGTGCTCCCCTCCGACCCCCGACGGGACGGGCGCGCCAACGAGCGCGTCCACTTCGAGATTCTCGAAGCGGTGAAAAGCCGCGTGTCGATCCCCGTCTCCCTCAAGATCGGGCGTTTCTTCTCCGGTTTCGCCGGCACCGTTCGGGAGCTGGCGGATCGGGGCGCCGACGGGCTGGTTCTTTTCAACCGCTATGCCGGCATGGACATCGACACGGAGAAAATGACGGTGGTCCGCGCCGCCCCGATGAGCGAGCCCGGGGAGATCGCGGAGACGCTCCGCTGGGTGGGAATCCTCTCCGGCGCCGTTCCCTGCGACATCGCCGCCTCCACCGGCGTGCACGACGGGTCCGCCGCGGTGAAGGCGCTCCTCGCGGGCGCGGCCGCGGTTCAGGTCTGCACCGCCCTCTACAGGAACGGCGTCGGGTATATCGAAACCATGCTCCGGGAGATGGAGGCGTGGATGGGGCGCCGGGGCTTCTCCACGGTGGAGGACTTCCGCGGGAAACTCCGCCCGTGCGAGGGGGGGAACGCCGCCGCCTACGAACGCGTGCAGTTCATGAAGAGCAGCGTGGAGGCCTGA
- a CDS encoding GNAT family N-acetyltransferase — protein MIPRTIRTKRLLLEPAGPEKVEAEMRGGEAFGGALRAAVPPGWPPEELRDALPVFAEGLRLRPDAIGWYGWHWILPGGEGRALVGSGGFHGPPDREGSVEIGYGVAPVWRRRGFAAEGTAALLAWAFAHPEVRRVVAETESGNGPSIRVLEKNGFRPDGKGKEPETLRFTISREQFRSPPPRPDEGTEGRCE, from the coding sequence ATGATTCCCCGGACGATCCGAACGAAGCGGCTTCTTCTGGAGCCGGCGGGGCCGGAAAAGGTGGAAGCGGAGATGCGCGGCGGGGAAGCGTTCGGCGGGGCGCTCCGCGCGGCGGTCCCACCCGGTTGGCCGCCGGAGGAGCTGCGGGACGCGCTGCCGGTCTTCGCCGAGGGGCTCCGCCTCCGTCCCGACGCGATCGGCTGGTACGGCTGGCACTGGATCCTTCCCGGTGGGGAGGGGCGCGCCCTGGTCGGCAGCGGGGGCTTCCATGGACCGCCCGATCGGGAGGGATCGGTGGAGATCGGTTACGGCGTCGCTCCGGTCTGGCGGCGCCGCGGTTTCGCCGCCGAGGGGACTGCGGCGCTTCTCGCCTGGGCTTTCGCCCATCCGGAGGTCCGCCGCGTCGTCGCCGAAACGGAAAGTGGAAACGGGCCGTCGATCCGCGTGCTGGAGAAGAACGGCTTCCGCCCCGACGGAAAGGGGAAGGAGCCGGAAACGCTTCGCTTCACCATTTCCCGGGAGCAATTCCGCTCTCCGCCCCCGCGGCCGGACGAGGGGACGGAGGGACGATGCGAATAA